A window of Fictibacillus halophilus contains these coding sequences:
- a CDS encoding GNAT family N-acetyltransferase, protein MTNTSLTFFNEIHREALNAFYLPQEQEKFTAMPNEALKKCEEDSGRQPVVIEANGKTVGFVVLHKGENIRDFTANPNAMVIRALSINHPHQGKGYAKVAMLQLPLFVSKHFPEVNELILAVNFKNDLAKKLYEKVGFVDRGQIKPGPVGPQYVLHYDL, encoded by the coding sequence ATGACAAACACATCACTAACATTCTTTAATGAAATACATCGAGAAGCGTTAAACGCGTTTTATTTACCTCAGGAGCAAGAAAAATTCACGGCCATGCCGAATGAGGCTTTAAAAAAATGCGAAGAAGATTCAGGACGTCAACCTGTGGTTATTGAAGCAAACGGCAAAACAGTCGGTTTTGTCGTTCTGCATAAGGGAGAGAACATTCGAGATTTTACTGCCAATCCGAATGCGATGGTCATTCGTGCACTATCCATCAATCATCCCCATCAAGGAAAAGGGTACGCAAAAGTTGCGATGCTGCAGCTGCCTCTGTTTGTTTCCAAACACTTTCCGGAAGTAAACGAACTGATCCTAGCCGTTAACTTTAAGAACGATTTAGCAAAAAAGCTTTACGAAAAAGTAGGCTTTGTAGATCGCGGTCAGATCAAACCTGGTCCAGTCGGGCCGCAATATGTGCTGCATTATGATCTATAA
- a CDS encoding 4-hydroxyphenylacetate 3-hydroxylase family protein, with protein MSKYGEHYIHSLKDARSVWLNGRVTDVTTDPHFAGTLSTISSLFDMMDCAENQDKVSEVQHVRGQAQRIHTSFLVPHSQDDLLKRRIAFEAWSRATSGVMSRLSDYARSRITGWYANRSAYDAYDKQFAEKIKTYYETAGVEHRFLTVVQRDPQINRSAGGEVNPEELGLLRITRKTSEGVYVSGGKMIATAAPYSQDLIVFPVAKWGEKEKALASALIVPANSKGLHMICRAGFDSGNVARTDYPLSSAYDEMDAVLIFDDVLIPWERVLLYENPDAVWQFKNDSVANALAYHQAIVRLQVKLEFTVAIGHAIAESIGANQYLHVQEKLGELLMQSETIKGLVIGSESAGKCNDQGIFLPHFSFIETARNLGTTYYPRAIELLQLIGAGGFIQTPSVIADFDGPIGHLLEKYYRGKDVDAVEKTKLFKLAWDLIGSSLGSRHELYERFYAGDPIRNKAAQYMGYDKAALRKMIDLYL; from the coding sequence ATGAGTAAATATGGTGAACACTATATTCATAGCTTAAAAGATGCTCGTTCTGTGTGGCTGAACGGTCGTGTGACAGATGTTACGACAGATCCTCATTTTGCTGGCACATTATCTACGATCAGTTCTTTATTCGATATGATGGATTGTGCTGAGAATCAGGATAAGGTTAGCGAGGTACAGCATGTTAGAGGTCAAGCGCAACGCATACACACGTCTTTTTTAGTTCCTCATTCACAGGATGATCTGCTAAAAAGAAGGATCGCTTTTGAAGCTTGGAGCAGAGCGACTTCAGGCGTGATGAGCCGTTTGTCTGACTATGCCAGATCCCGTATAACAGGATGGTATGCGAACCGATCGGCATATGACGCTTACGATAAGCAATTTGCAGAAAAGATAAAAACGTATTATGAAACAGCTGGAGTTGAGCACCGTTTTCTAACGGTTGTTCAGCGTGATCCACAGATTAATCGCAGTGCGGGTGGTGAGGTGAATCCAGAAGAGCTCGGTCTACTTCGTATCACAAGAAAAACGAGCGAAGGGGTGTATGTGAGTGGTGGCAAGATGATCGCTACAGCCGCTCCGTATTCTCAAGATCTGATTGTGTTTCCTGTTGCGAAGTGGGGTGAAAAGGAGAAAGCGTTGGCATCGGCACTGATCGTTCCGGCGAACAGCAAGGGCTTGCATATGATTTGCAGAGCGGGTTTTGATTCTGGCAATGTGGCGCGCACTGATTATCCGCTTAGTTCCGCTTATGATGAGATGGACGCGGTTTTGATTTTTGATGATGTATTGATTCCTTGGGAGAGAGTATTATTGTATGAAAATCCTGATGCGGTTTGGCAGTTTAAAAATGATTCTGTTGCAAACGCTCTTGCCTATCATCAAGCGATTGTTCGTCTTCAAGTAAAATTGGAGTTCACTGTTGCGATCGGGCATGCAATCGCAGAAAGCATCGGAGCCAATCAGTATTTGCACGTACAAGAAAAATTAGGTGAACTCCTTATGCAGAGTGAAACGATCAAAGGGCTTGTCATTGGGAGTGAATCGGCGGGTAAGTGTAATGATCAAGGTATTTTTCTGCCTCATTTTTCGTTTATTGAAACAGCAAGAAATCTCGGCACCACGTATTATCCGCGCGCGATCGAATTATTGCAGCTGATCGGAGCAGGCGGATTCATTCAAACGCCGTCTGTTATCGCAGATTTCGACGGACCGATCGGCCATCTGTTGGAAAAGTACTATAGGGGTAAAGACGTGGATGCAGTGGAAAAAACTAAGTTATTTAAACTGGCGTGGGATTTGATAGGCAGTTCGTTAGGCTCGAGACACGAATTGTATGAGCGTTTCTATGCCGGCGATCCCATCCGTAATAAAGCCGCTCAGTATATGGGGTACGATAAAGCGGCTCTTAGGAAGATGATTGATTTGTATTTGTGA
- a CDS encoding RrF2 family transcriptional regulator encodes MKISSKGEYALRALIVLGAQYPQLVQTKDIARETLVPSNYLEQILLLLKNLGYVKSKRGASGGYTLKIEPSQICIGDIVRDIEGPLAPMSCVSVTAYEHCPLEEQACLLQPLWRLVRDVVADLLDHTSLENLLNGNLPTRSK; translated from the coding sequence ATGAAGATCTCGAGCAAAGGGGAATATGCGCTTCGGGCGTTAATCGTGTTAGGTGCACAATACCCGCAACTGGTTCAAACAAAGGATATTGCAAGAGAGACCCTGGTTCCTTCTAATTACTTAGAACAAATTCTGTTGCTCTTAAAAAACTTAGGCTACGTGAAAAGTAAAAGAGGAGCGAGTGGGGGCTATACATTAAAAATTGAACCTTCACAAATCTGTATTGGCGATATTGTTCGAGATATAGAAGGTCCGCTCGCTCCGATGAGCTGTGTGAGCGTTACGGCATACGAACATTGTCCACTCGAGGAACAAGCTTGTCTGTTGCAGCCGTTATGGCGCCTCGTTCGCGATGTTGTTGCAGATCTGCTTGATCACACATCATTGGAGAATTTGCTGAACGGCAACCTTCCAACCCGATCAAAATAA
- a CDS encoding class I SAM-dependent methyltransferase: MLETAVQQPKSFGQTEMRPSYRMDLRQYRDRKEYEKFVKVNTVNDWSTVTWKDIGKPYEVTSFSKEKTEWEQTHGEMLPVHTSWTMFNQSFHEWFSKDVPAEIGDKKNAFLKSLTSFKPSEVKTALGDYVRIHLWNYVHRIQDGIWDPRGKRALFEGLDVLKPRILFLGAAEGYEAMQLSAMYPDGEVVMVDYDPFCRDARFAEFPESYPFLGKNSRTGGDKVYYKNDFNISYVVDDIRNLPYGREFDIVLSVGLLEHFPDSMKAEVVEWHRKFLKPSGYIVMTTPRAQMRSKLYYEIMADVMNHTYRELMTLEQMGLYLHENGLEILRHGYIKVHNGIVARAK, translated from the coding sequence ATGCTTGAAACAGCGGTTCAACAACCGAAATCGTTCGGCCAAACTGAAATGAGACCGTCATACCGAATGGATTTGCGTCAGTATAGAGACAGGAAAGAATATGAAAAGTTTGTAAAAGTAAATACGGTAAACGATTGGTCCACTGTGACGTGGAAAGACATTGGCAAGCCATATGAGGTGACTTCTTTTTCAAAGGAAAAAACAGAGTGGGAACAAACACACGGTGAGATGCTTCCGGTTCATACATCCTGGACGATGTTCAACCAGTCGTTTCACGAATGGTTCTCTAAGGATGTACCCGCTGAGATTGGAGATAAAAAGAACGCTTTTTTAAAAAGTTTAACAAGCTTTAAGCCTAGCGAAGTAAAGACGGCACTCGGTGATTACGTGCGAATTCACCTCTGGAATTATGTGCACCGTATTCAGGATGGTATCTGGGATCCGCGCGGAAAGAGAGCTTTGTTTGAAGGCCTGGACGTTCTGAAGCCTCGCATTCTATTTTTGGGTGCTGCTGAAGGATATGAGGCGATGCAGCTGTCTGCGATGTATCCTGACGGTGAAGTGGTGATGGTGGATTATGACCCGTTCTGCCGAGATGCACGGTTTGCAGAGTTTCCTGAATCTTATCCGTTTTTGGGGAAAAATTCACGAACGGGTGGAGATAAAGTTTATTATAAAAACGACTTCAACATCTCGTATGTCGTGGATGATATCCGCAATCTGCCATATGGTAGAGAGTTCGATATTGTGCTCAGCGTCGGGTTGTTAGAGCATTTTCCTGACTCTATGAAAGCCGAAGTCGTTGAATGGCATCGAAAATTCTTAAAACCGAGTGGCTATATCGTGATGACGACACCTCGTGCGCAAATGCGTTCTAAGCTGTATTACGAGATCATGGCGGATGTGATGAATCATACGTACAGGGAGCTGATGACGTTAGAGCAGATGGGACTCTATCTGCATGAGAACGGACTAGAGATTTTGCGACACGGGTACATCAAGGTGCATAACGGGATCGTGGCGAGGGCGAAATAG
- the fabZ gene encoding 3-hydroxyacyl-ACP dehydratase FabZ, producing the protein MLTIEEIKEIIPHRYPFLLIDRILEVEEGERAVGIKNVTANEEFFNGHFPEYPVMPGVLIVEALAQVGAVAMLKKEENRGRLAFFAGIDNCRFKKQVVPGDQLRLEVEMTRVRGSIGKGKGIATVDGQVACEVEITFALGK; encoded by the coding sequence ATGTTAACGATTGAAGAAATCAAAGAAATCATTCCACACCGTTATCCGTTCTTGCTGATTGACCGTATCTTAGAAGTAGAAGAGGGAGAGCGCGCTGTTGGGATCAAGAATGTTACAGCGAACGAAGAATTCTTCAACGGCCACTTCCCAGAGTACCCAGTTATGCCAGGCGTTTTAATCGTCGAAGCACTGGCTCAAGTAGGGGCAGTCGCAATGCTGAAAAAAGAAGAAAACCGCGGACGTCTAGCATTTTTCGCAGGCATTGATAACTGCCGCTTCAAAAAGCAAGTCGTACCTGGAGACCAGCTTCGCCTTGAAGTTGAGATGACACGTGTACGAGGTTCGATCGGTAAAGGCAAAGGAATCGCAACCGTTGATGGCCAAGTAGCCTGCGAAGTCGAGATCACCTTCGCACTAGGCAAATAG
- a CDS encoding SGNH/GDSL hydrolase family protein encodes MKIIFIGDSITASNKNTDPDRLGDGYVRMIKEVLPKEVTVINKGVNGHRVTDLAFRWQRDVIDLEPDLLSVSIGINDVWRQLDSPQLQQIDVSQFEEVYRGLLSQLSTKTKLVLMEPTIIKENTESQGNQLLIPYVEVVRKLAKEFKAVLVPTHDVFINHLNKKPDVSLTTDGVHMRRKGNELMAKTWLEAAESLITQ; translated from the coding sequence ATGAAGATTATTTTTATCGGTGACAGCATCACAGCTTCAAATAAAAACACAGATCCAGATCGACTGGGAGACGGATACGTTCGCATGATTAAAGAAGTCTTGCCAAAGGAAGTAACAGTGATCAATAAAGGTGTGAACGGACATCGCGTAACAGACCTTGCGTTTCGTTGGCAGCGAGATGTAATCGACCTGGAGCCTGATCTCCTATCCGTTTCTATCGGAATCAACGATGTGTGGAGACAGCTCGATAGCCCTCAATTACAGCAGATCGATGTTTCTCAGTTTGAAGAAGTGTACCGAGGATTGCTTTCTCAACTTTCAACAAAAACAAAACTTGTCCTAATGGAACCTACGATTATAAAAGAGAACACAGAATCTCAAGGAAATCAGCTGTTGATTCCGTATGTGGAAGTGGTCCGAAAGTTAGCAAAAGAATTTAAAGCCGTGCTCGTTCCTACACATGATGTTTTTATCAATCACCTAAACAAAAAGCCAGATGTGTCCTTAACAACAGATGGCGTTCATATGAGACGAAAAGGAAATGAACTTATGGCAAAAACTTGGCTGGAAGCTGCAGAGTCACTCATTACTCAATAA
- a CDS encoding cysteine dioxygenase produces the protein MDILQKIERVFSTVSDIDRANAANIMLQLSPTFQDVEKHLSTPQDLEYGRNVLFKNERVEVLLVFLPPFSKTLVHDHGFSSGWIYVVEGSVLNLLYRKGNDGVSYERSEYYPKGELFSVEGDTTHAMYNPTFSATVTLHIYSPPLGTGKVYKPHE, from the coding sequence TTGGATATTTTACAAAAAATCGAGCGTGTGTTTAGCACGGTTTCGGACATAGATAGAGCAAATGCAGCGAATATCATGCTACAGCTCTCTCCTACTTTTCAAGATGTAGAGAAACATTTATCAACTCCACAGGATTTAGAATATGGAAGGAATGTTCTTTTTAAAAATGAACGTGTTGAGGTGCTATTAGTCTTTTTACCTCCTTTCTCAAAAACACTCGTGCATGATCATGGATTCTCTTCGGGATGGATTTATGTGGTAGAAGGTTCTGTATTGAATCTTTTGTACAGAAAGGGAAACGATGGTGTGAGCTATGAAAGAAGTGAATATTACCCAAAAGGTGAGCTGTTTTCTGTCGAGGGAGATACGACGCACGCGATGTACAATCCTACATTCTCGGCAACGGTGACTCTTCATATCTATTCTCCTCCACTCGGGACCGGAAAGGTGTACAAGCCTCATGAGTAA